TTTGACTGAACGCTTCGTATAGCGATGCAAATTCTTTAAAGAGAAAGTATTTTTCGCTAATTTGAATATATCCCCTATCATGCCTCTGATCGGCTTGTATTTCTCCCAATTTTCAAGTTTTGCCTTTAAACTCTTCACTAAGCCTCTATAAA
The window above is part of the Methanophagales archaeon genome. Proteins encoded here:
- a CDS encoding IS5/IS1182 family transposase yields the protein YRGLVKSLKAKLENWEKYKPIRGMIGDIFKLAKNTFSLKNLHRYTKRSVKKFVCLHVLLVGIVVSLGINSKEELQKIAEW